The segment TACAACCTCAGCACCGCCGAAAGCAAATCTTTCACGTTTTGGCGGTACAATGGAAAGATCAAAAACTTCCCCGATGCCTTTTGGGAGGCAGAATACATCAAGGATTTCTCTTGTATCTCCAGGATATATGTGGTTCATTACAGGATTTGCTTCGAATATCCTTTCAAGAAGAGCTCTGTCAACAAATTCTATCTTTCCTTTTACCCTGACAGTGACGTAATTCTCATCCATTGCCACTATGGCAATTTCTGGATTTTCCTTTAGTTGTTTGTAGTACGGTTTTCCCCTGGCAGTTAAAAAATAGAGTTTGTCATCTTCATGCAACATCACATCAGCTATCCTTACTGCCGGAGTTCCATTATTTACGGTTGCAACCGAGACTGATTTGATATTTCTCAAGAATTCAAGTGGATCTTCCATGGTATCCCTCGCTGATTTGATCTTTATTTATTCTTCCTGTCCAAGTGTACACTGTCTTCCCAGATACTCACTACCCCAGTCGCAAAGTGCTTCGAGTATAGGAGCAACGGTCCAACCGAATTCTGTTAGTGAATATTCGACCTTTGGAGGGATCTCCGGATACATTTTCCGGTTTACCAGTCCATCTTCTTCAAGCTCTCGCAGCTGTTTTGTCAGCATTCTGGGGGAAACACCATGGAGATTCTGCTGTAGTTTGTTATAACGTATAACATCGACTTCTTTTAGCTGCCAGAGGATCAAAGGTTTCCATTTTCCCCCGATGACATCAAGGGTCGCTTCCACAGGGCAGTGGTATTCCTTGTTGTTCCTGATGTTGATATGTTTCTTATCGATTGCCATGATTTACACCTAAGTATACTTTTTGTTAGTGGCTATGTATAATGTCTGTATGATGTTTATGTACATCAGTATCTATTTGATAGTATTTAACACAATTTGTTGGATTTGAACTATTCAGAATATGGAAGGAATTATAATGAAAGTAGTAGCAATTAATGGAAGCCCCAGAAAAGACGGAAACACAGCAAAGCTCATAGGACATGTATTTTCAGAGCTTGAGAAAGAAGGAATAGAGACAGAAATGATCCAGCTTGGTGGCAAACCTGTCAGAGGATGTACTGCCTGTATGAAGTGTTGGGAGAACAAGGACAAAAGCTGTGTCATCAAGAACGACATGATCAATGAGTGCATTGAAAAGATGTCTGAGGCTGACGGTATCATTATTGGATCTCCTACATACTTTGCGGATCTCAATACAGAAACTAAAGCTCTGATCGACAGGTCTGGTTTTGTTTCTCTTGCAAATGATGTACTTTTCAAGCGCAAGGTTGGAGCAGCTGTTGTAGCTGTCAGGAGAGCAGGTGCAATTCATGCATTTGATTCTATCAATCACCTCTTTGCGATAAACCAGATGGTTATTCCGGGATCAAGCTACTGGAACCTGGGTATCGGGCTTGCACCGGGAGAAGTTGAATCCGATGAGGAAGGGATCCAGACCATGAAAAATCTTGGTCAGAACATGGCATGGTTGTTGAAGAAAATTCAGGAATGAAGGATGGGAATCGGATTTCTGCCACCATCTTAATGGTGGCTTTCTTTTTTTATGTTTCTTTAATCTTGAAGAAGTGATCCGGGTTATGCAAAAAATTAACAGCAACTGCAGGATGAGTTCCTATGCCTTGCAATCCTTCGCAGGTATTCTTTAGGAGGGAGCTTTATAGCACCTTCCGAACAGACTATGGCACATGCAGTGCATCCGACAATACAATTATCTTTGTTGCAGACAACCGGCTTATCGTCTTCTTTGCCAAAAACGTCGTGATTGCATTCTAAACAGATCATACAACCGTTACAGATATCATAATCAATTGTAGGGAACCAGTCAATAGTTTTCCTGTTGATCCCAAACCATTTCTCTTCTTTCATTGTTCAGTTGCTCCTCAGGTATTTCTACTTTCATTTACTTTTAAATG is part of the Methanococcoides methylutens MM1 genome and harbors:
- a CDS encoding 4Fe-4S binding protein, producing the protein MEDPLEFLRNIKSVSVATVNNGTPAVRIADVMLHEDDKLYFLTARGKPYYKQLKENPEIAIVAMDENYVTVRVKGKIEFVDRALLERIFEANPVMNHIYPGDTREILDVFCLPKGIGEVFDLSIVPPKRERFAFGGAEVVESGYRINENCIACGICKGSCPTGAISEGNIYSIDSSICLECGNCYEKCPNDAIDLPAEF
- a CDS encoding helix-turn-helix domain-containing protein, with the translated sequence MAIDKKHINIRNNKEYHCPVEATLDVIGGKWKPLILWQLKEVDVIRYNKLQQNLHGVSPRMLTKQLRELEEDGLVNRKMYPEIPPKVEYSLTEFGWTVAPILEALCDWGSEYLGRQCTLGQEE
- a CDS encoding flavodoxin family protein — encoded protein: MKVVAINGSPRKDGNTAKLIGHVFSELEKEGIETEMIQLGGKPVRGCTACMKCWENKDKSCVIKNDMINECIEKMSEADGIIIGSPTYFADLNTETKALIDRSGFVSLANDVLFKRKVGAAVVAVRRAGAIHAFDSINHLFAINQMVIPGSSYWNLGIGLAPGEVESDEEGIQTMKNLGQNMAWLLKKIQE
- a CDS encoding ATP-binding protein encodes the protein MKEEKWFGINRKTIDWFPTIDYDICNGCMICLECNHDVFGKEDDKPVVCNKDNCIVGCTACAIVCSEGAIKLPPKEYLRRIARHRNSSCSCC